Within Amycolatopsis sp. cg5, the genomic segment CTGCTCGCCGGTGACGCCGAAGACCTCGACACCGTGCGCGGGAAAGGAATTGTCGATCACCGGGTCCAACGCGTCGATGGCGCTGAGCGCGTCCATCCCGTTGTCCATGATCGTCAAGAAGGCGCCGGCGTCGGCCGCCCCCTCGGGATACGCCTCGTGGATGACCGCCTCGATCCCGGCCTTGTGCAAGGCCATCGCCGTCACGGCACCCGAAATCCCACCACCGATGATCACAGCCCTGCGCGTCACCGCTCCGACCTTACCGAAAACGGTGACGCGCAGGGGTTGATCAAGCGCGCTCCGCTGCCGCCAGCCGGACGCAGACGGTCAGGCCCTTGACGGCCTCTTCGATCTCCGCGAGCTCCGGGAAGGTCGGGGCGATGCGGATGGTCTTGTCCTCGGGGTCGTCGCCGTACGGGTGCGTCGCGCCCGCGGGCGTGAGCGCGATGCCCGCTTCCTTGGCGAGGCGGACGACCTCCTTCGCGGTGCCGGGCACGACGGTCAGCGAGATGAAGTACCCGCCGGTCGGCTTGGTCCAGCTCGCGAGGCCGGTGTCGCCGAGCTCCTCGGTGAGGATGCGGTCGACCGCGTCGAACTTCGGCGCGATGAGCTCACGGTGCTTGCGCATGTGCTCGCGGACGCCGTCTTCGTCCTTGAGGAACAGCATGTGACGCAGCTGGTTGATCTTGTCGGGGCCGATCGTGCGCTTGCCGATCTTGCCGAGCCACCACGCGATGTTGGCCTTCGAGGCGCCGAAGAACCCCACGCCGCCACCGCCGAAGGTCACCTTCGAGGTCGAGCCGAACACGAACGCGCGGTCCGCGTTGCCGTGCTCCTCGCACAGCGCCAGCAGGTCCGCGATCCGGGTCTCTTCGTCGGTGAGGTGGTGGACCGCGTAGGCGTTGTCCCAGAAGATCCGGAAGTCGGGCGCGGCCGTGGTCATCGCGGCGAGCCTGCGCACGGTGTCGTCGCCGTAGGTGGCGCCGGTCGGGTTGCTGTACTTCGGCACGCACCAGATGCCCTTGATGCCGGCGTCCTCGGCGACGAGGCGCTCGACGACGTCCATGTCGGGGCCGGTCTCGGTCATCGGGACCTGGATCAGTTCGATCCCGAAGCGCTCCGACAGCGCGAAGTGGCGGTCGTACCCGGGCACCGGGCACAGGAAGGCGACGCGTTCCTCGTCGGCCCAGCGACGCTCGGCGCCGGGCAGCTTGCTCAGCAGGGCGTTGACGACCGAGTCGTGCATGAGCTCGAGGCTCGAGTTGCCCGCGGCGAGCAGCTGGTCGGCGGGCACCTGCAGGAAGCCGCTGAACAGCTTGCGCAGCTCCGCGAGACCGTTGAGGCCCCCGTAGTTGCGGACGTCGGTGCCGTCCTCCGCCTTGAAGACGTCGCCGGGGAGACCGAGCATGCCGTTGCTCAGGTCCAGCTGGCGGGGAGACGGCTTGCCGCGGGTGATGTCGAGGGAGAGGCCGCGCTCGACGAGCGCCGCATAGTCGCTACGGGCCGTCTCGGCGTCGACAGAGAGGGTTGTCATAACGTAACGCTAACCCCGAGGTGCAAGCGGCTTTCCGAGTGGTCCGCTTCACAGCCCACGTGAGCCACGGAAGGGTGAAGCGGCCACAGAAACCGACGAGCGCGCCCACGAAAAGGCCTGCGAATACGTCATGTGGATAGTGGGCGCCGACGTAAACCCGTGAGAAAGCCAGCAACAGCGCGAGGATCGTGGCGATCCAGCCCAGCCGTCTGTCCACGAAGAACAGAGCGACCGCGACGGCCGCGACGATCACCGCGTGGTTGCTCGGGAACGAGTAGTCGCCCACGGGTTCACACGGGGTGAGCGGGACGACGCCGAGCAAGCTCTGGCATGGCCGCGACTCCTGCACCAGCGGCTTCACAAGACTGCTGACCCCGAAAGCCAGCACGGCCGCCAACGGCACCCACACGGCCGCGGCCTTGTCCTCCGCCGTTCCGCCACGGGCTCGCCAGCAGGCGACCAGCGCCAGCAGCGCGAGAAGCACCAGGCCCCAGTCCGTGTAGATCTCGAAAAACCTGTGCAGCCAAGGGGTTTCCTCGGCGAATCGAGCCACGGCCCGGTACCAGCCGCCGTCGAACGAAGATCCGTTCATCCTCACCTCTACATGTCTGTAGAAATTCTACATCCATGTAGAAGTTGCTGCGTCGGCCACCGCCTCGACGACGGTCGACCCCGAGCACAGCACCACCGCCAGCACGACCGCGACACCCAGCCGCCACGACCGCGTCGGCGCGCGGAGCAGTGCCGAAACGCGGCGCGGCACCGGTCCGCCGGTCGCGGCGAGCACCGGCCCGGCCTTCGACACGAGCGCGGCCTTCGCAACCGCGGTCGCGACCAGTTTCCGGTCACCGACGCTGCGGGCGGCGCCCTCGTCGGCCCACCGCTCCAGCGTGAATTCCAGCGCCGTCCGCACCGGCCGGACCAGCGGATTGAGCGCGACAGCCAGACCTGCGGCGGCCAGGAACCAGTGATGACGTCCCCGCAGATGCGCACGCTCATGGGCGAGCAGCGCGCACACCTCGCCGTCGCCCAGTGTGGTCAGCAGCGCACGCGAAACCACGATCCGGCCACCGTGAAAGGGAACGGCGATGGCCATCGGGGCACCATCGACGACGACCAGCTCCGTGTCGGACTCGCCGGCGGCCGCGCGCACCTCTCGCATCCAGCGGACGCACCGCGCGGTCGCGACGGCAAGCCGTGCAGCCACGGCGACGAGCAGCGCCCCAGCGGCAAGGCCGAGCCAAGGACGGTGCTCGAACGCGGCCAGCAAAGCCAGCACGACCGTGCCACCGCCCGCGAGCACGAGCGCGCCCGCGGCGAGCAGCCAGCTCGCGAGCCGCGGCGAGGTGCGCGCCATGACGACGCTCGCCAGCGGCCACGAAAGCAGCGGCAGCACGAGCGGCACGAACATTCCCTTGTCCATCACTCGCCCCCGGCTTCCCGGAGCAGCGCACGCAAGGTCCGT encodes:
- a CDS encoding aminotransferase class I/II-fold pyridoxal phosphate-dependent enzyme, with the protein product MTTLSVDAETARSDYAALVERGLSLDITRGKPSPRQLDLSNGMLGLPGDVFKAEDGTDVRNYGGLNGLAELRKLFSGFLQVPADQLLAAGNSSLELMHDSVVNALLSKLPGAERRWADEERVAFLCPVPGYDRHFALSERFGIELIQVPMTETGPDMDVVERLVAEDAGIKGIWCVPKYSNPTGATYGDDTVRRLAAMTTAAPDFRIFWDNAYAVHHLTDEETRIADLLALCEEHGNADRAFVFGSTSKVTFGGGGVGFFGASKANIAWWLGKIGKRTIGPDKINQLRHMLFLKDEDGVREHMRKHRELIAPKFDAVDRILTEELGDTGLASWTKPTGGYFISLTVVPGTAKEVVRLAKEAGIALTPAGATHPYGDDPEDKTIRIAPTFPELAEIEEAVKGLTVCVRLAAAERA
- a CDS encoding phosphatase PAP2 family protein; translated protein: MNGSSFDGGWYRAVARFAEETPWLHRFFEIYTDWGLVLLALLALVACWRARGGTAEDKAAAVWVPLAAVLAFGVSSLVKPLVQESRPCQSLLGVVPLTPCEPVGDYSFPSNHAVIVAAVAVALFFVDRRLGWIATILALLLAFSRVYVGAHYPHDVFAGLFVGALVGFCGRFTLPWLTWAVKRTTRKAACTSGLALRYDNPLCRRRDGP
- a CDS encoding M56 family metallopeptidase; this translates as MDKGMFVPLVLPLLSWPLASVVMARTSPRLASWLLAAGALVLAGGGTVVLALLAAFEHRPWLGLAAGALLVAVAARLAVATARCVRWMREVRAAAGESDTELVVVDGAPMAIAVPFHGGRIVVSRALLTTLGDGEVCALLAHERAHLRGRHHWFLAAAGLAVALNPLVRPVRTALEFTLERWADEGAARSVGDRKLVATAVAKAALVSKAGPVLAATGGPVPRRVSALLRAPTRSWRLGVAVVLAVVLCSGSTVVEAVADAATSTWM